A genomic region of Candidatus Edwardsbacteria bacterium RifOxyA12_full_54_48 contains the following coding sequences:
- a CDS encoding hydrogenase expression/formation protein HypE → METSNKILLAHGSGGRLSHELIEKVFKSRFSNPMLDQGDDAAECKLQNEKCRIAFTTDTYVVKPLFFPGGDIGRLAVCGTVNDLAMKGARPLYLSVGFIIEEGLSLETLEKVVDSMALAAKEAGVSIVTGDTKVVDKGACDGLFINTSGVGEIPEGVNVSGALAAPGDAVIISGSVGDHGTAVINARNNFGLSGDLFSDVASLNGLVSSLLKAGSIHVLRDPTRGGLATTLNEISRQSKVAIAIEEEKIPVKPEVKGACEMLGLDPLYVANEGKLIAIVPGGEAEGILKAMRQDPLGREAAIIGQVESGKPQVLLKTFLGSRRPLMMLEGEALPRIC, encoded by the coding sequence ATGGAAACATCAAATAAAATACTGCTGGCCCACGGCTCCGGCGGGCGGCTTTCACACGAATTGATAGAGAAGGTCTTCAAGTCCCGGTTCTCCAATCCGATGCTGGACCAGGGGGATGATGCGGCGGAATGCAAACTGCAAAATGAAAAATGCAGAATTGCATTCACTACCGATACCTATGTGGTCAAACCGCTGTTCTTTCCCGGCGGGGACATCGGGCGGCTGGCGGTGTGCGGCACCGTCAACGACTTGGCCATGAAGGGCGCCAGGCCATTGTATCTTTCAGTTGGCTTCATCATCGAAGAGGGCCTTTCCCTGGAAACCCTGGAGAAGGTGGTCGATTCCATGGCCCTTGCCGCCAAAGAGGCAGGGGTATCCATAGTCACCGGGGATACCAAAGTAGTGGACAAGGGCGCCTGCGACGGTCTGTTCATCAATACCTCCGGGGTGGGGGAGATACCGGAGGGCGTCAATGTCTCCGGAGCTTTAGCCGCACCGGGGGACGCGGTGATCATCAGCGGTTCGGTGGGCGATCACGGTACGGCGGTGATAAACGCCCGGAATAATTTCGGCCTGAGCGGCGATCTTTTTAGCGACGTGGCTTCCCTTAATGGACTGGTGTCATCGTTGCTGAAGGCGGGGAGCATCCACGTTCTGCGCGACCCCACCCGGGGCGGCCTGGCCACCACCCTCAATGAGATCTCTCGGCAATCAAAGGTTGCCATTGCCATAGAAGAGGAAAAGATACCGGTCAAACCGGAGGTCAAAGGCGCCTGCGAGATGCTGGGGCTGGATCCGCTGTACGTGGCCAACGAGGGCAAGCTGATCGCCATCGTGCCCGGCGGGGAGGCCGAAGGCATCCTGAAGGCCATGCGCCAGGACCCGCTGGGCAGGGAGGCGGCCATCATCGGCCAGGTCGAATCCGGCAAGCCCCAGGTGCTGCTGAAGACCTTTCTGGGCAGCAGGCGCCCGCTGATGATGCTGGAGGGAGAGGCCCTGCCGCGGATCTGCTGA